A window of Desulfatiglans sp. contains these coding sequences:
- a CDS encoding MBL fold metallo-hydrolase — translation MEIIVNKHGKGKLATKTCFSDEFGFNVASVIVMGKKECIVVDCQWTLANAYRVTAEIIDSQLELKAIFATHSHPDHYWGMGYMQQAFPKAKCYMLPEDLNLYNHQYQAKLDEWEPIMGKNNLCRKQAENIIPLDTGYLELEGEKIEVFDHVMGDYRWNSVVWIPSIKTMYGSDVLFNQAHPFTCEVTAPQRAQWIADIEKMEKYGAEVVIPGHQKEGCLFDGSAYKYTKDYLIATEEELANTKDAASFFYNMVKRFPGSSLIMYSNEMNAEVWKGGRPWDWVLDTVETPAINPLKG, via the coding sequence AGACCTGTTTCAGTGACGAGTTCGGATTTAATGTGGCTTCAGTTATTGTTATGGGTAAAAAGGAATGTATCGTGGTGGATTGTCAGTGGACGCTCGCCAACGCATACAGGGTAACAGCTGAGATAATTGACAGCCAGCTAGAGCTCAAGGCAATCTTTGCCACACATTCTCATCCTGATCACTACTGGGGCATGGGTTACATGCAGCAGGCTTTTCCCAAGGCCAAGTGTTATATGCTGCCTGAAGACCTTAACCTTTACAACCATCAGTATCAGGCAAAACTGGATGAATGGGAACCCATCATGGGTAAAAACAATCTCTGTCGCAAACAGGCCGAAAATATCATTCCTCTGGATACAGGTTATCTTGAGCTTGAGGGGGAGAAGATTGAGGTCTTTGACCATGTAATGGGTGACTACAGGTGGAACTCTGTTGTCTGGATACCATCCATTAAAACCATGTATGGAAGCGATGTACTCTTTAATCAGGCACACCCCTTCACATGCGAGGTAACAGCCCCGCAGCGCGCACAATGGATAGCTGATATAGAAAAGATGGAAAAATACGGGGCAGAGGTAGTTATACCCGGCCACCAGAAAGAGGGCTGCCTGTTTGACGGCAGCGCCTACAAGTATACAAAGGATTATTTGATCGCTACTGAGGAAGAGCTTGCCAACACAAAGGATGCTGCTTCATTCTTTTATAATATGGTAAAACGTTTCCCCGGCTCAAGCCTGATCATGTATTCAAACGAGATGAATGCTGAGGTCTGGAAAGGCGGCAGGCCCTGGGACTGGGTCCTTGATACTGTAGAGACA